A part of Rattus norvegicus strain BN/NHsdMcwi chromosome 4, GRCr8, whole genome shotgun sequence genomic DNA contains:
- the Or6d12b gene encoding olfactory receptor Olr827 yields the protein MEWLMAEETRNGTLVQEFILEGFPVAEHLRILFFLLHLLAYLASLMGNMLIITITCVDHRLQTPMYFFLSSFSFVECCFITTAIPQLLTILLLGRQKIPFGACFSQAFVFFFLGATVFFLMAVLSLDRYLAICKPLHYPTIMSPRMCFLLVTVSLVLGFLFMSSPVVMLSKTFYCGPNIIPHFFCDFGPLANLSCSETRSIEMLFFNLALIVVFTSFLIAIFAYSNIVVTIVRLPSARERQRAFSTCSSHLIVLSLMYGSCAFIYLKPKQRSRVDSNREAALVNTVVTPLLNPVIYTLRNKQVHQALRDALSRVQIHRYQRSNVPSL from the coding sequence GGACTTTGGTCCAGGAGTTCATCCTTGAGGGGTTCCCTGTGGCCGAGCACCTGAGGATCCTCTTCTTCCTACTGCACTTGCTGGCCTACTTGGCTTCCCTCATGGGCAACATGCTCATAATTACCATCACCTGTGTGGACCACCGACTGCAGacgcccatgtacttcttcctcagctCGTTCTCCTTTGTGGAGTGTTGTTTTATAACTACTGCTATCCCCCAGCTCCTCACCATTCTTCTGTTAGGGAGGCAAAAGATTCCCTTTGGGGCCTGCTTCTCACAggcatttgtcttttttttccttggtGCAACAGTTTTTTTCCTTATGGCTGTGTTATCCCTGGACCGCTATCTGGCCATCTGCAAACCTCTACATTATCCAACCATCATGAGCCCAAGGATGTGCTTCCTTCTCGTTACTGTCTCTTTAGTTTTGGGATTCCTATTCATGTCCAGTCCAGTTGTGATGCTTTCCAAGACATTTTACTGTGGTCCAAACATTATTCCtcactttttctgtgattttgGACCACTGGCAAATCTCTCCTGTTCAGAAACCAGGTCTATTGAGATGCTGTTTTTTAACCTAGCTTTAATCGTGGTTTTTACTTCCTTTCTGATTGCTATCTTTGCATACAGCAATATAGTAGTCACCATAGTGAGACTCCCTTCAGCCAGGGAGCGACAGAGAGCTTTTTCCACCTGTTCCTCTCATCTCATTGTCCTCTCTCTAATGTATGGCAGCTGTGCATTTATATACCTGAAGccaaagcagagaagcagagtggACAGCAACAGAGAGGCTGCTCTTGTGAACACAGTAGTGACACCCCTTCTGAACCCTGTCATCTACACCCTGCGCAACAAACAAGTCCACCAGGCTCTGAGGGATGCTCTGTCCAGGGTTCAAATACACAGATATCAGAGGAGCAATGTACCTTCCCTTTGA